A part of Miscanthus floridulus cultivar M001 chromosome 6, ASM1932011v1, whole genome shotgun sequence genomic DNA contains:
- the LOC136456380 gene encoding glutamate synthase 1 [NADH], chloroplastic isoform X3, giving the protein MRVLGHNGEINTLRGNKNWMTAREGLLEAEKLGLSKEQLSRILPIVDATSSDSGAFDNVLELLVRGGRSLPEAVMMMIPEAWQNDENMDPEKKALYEFLSALMEPWDGPALISFTDGRYLGATLDRNGLRPGRFYVTHSGRVIMGSEVGVVDVPPEDVLRKGRLNPGMMLLVDFENHTVVDDEALKTQYSKAHPYGEWLKRQKIYLKDIVESVTETDRVAPSISSSLPQKNENKDDVGINGILTPLKAFGYTVEALDMLLLPMAKDGVEALGSMGNDTPLAVMSNREKLTFEYFKQMFAQVTNPPIDPIREKIVTSMECMIGPEGDLLETTEKQCNRLALKGPLVSIDEMEAIKKMNYRGWRSKVLDITYPKKSGRKGLEETLDRICAEAREAIRKGYTILVLSDRGFSSDRVAASSLLAVGAVHQHLVANLERTRIGLLVESAEPREVHHFCTLVGFGADAICPYLAIEAICCLQKDGKIPPNGDGQPYSKEELVRKYFYASNYGMMKVLAKMGISTLASYKGAQIFEALGLSSEVIGKCFEGTPSRIEGATFEMLARDALRLHELAFPSRTPPAGSADAKALPNPGDYHWRKNGEIHLNDPLAMGKLQEAARVNSRAAYKEYSKRIQELNKACNLRGMLKFKDISDKISLDEVEPASEIVKRFCTGAMSYGSISLEAHTALAIAMNKLGGKSNTGEGGEQPSRMEPLPDGSMNPRRSAIKQVASGRFGVSSYYLTNADELQIKMAQGAKPGEGGELPGHKVIGDIAVTRHSTAGVGLISPPPHHDIYSIEDLAQLIHDLKNSNPGARISVKLVSEAGVGVVASGVVKGHADHVLISGHDGGTGASRWTGIKNAGLPWELGLAETHQTLVANGLRGRAVLQTDGQLKTGRDVAVACLLGAEEFGFSTAPLITLGCIMMRKCHMNTCPVGIATQDPVLREKFAGEPEHVINFFFMLAEELREIMANLGFRTITEMVGRSDMLEVDPEVLKSNEKLENIDLSLILKPASEIRPGVAQYCVEKQDHGLDIALDNKLIDLSRTAIEKQVRVFIETPIQNTNRAVGTMLSHEVTKRYHMNGLPAGTIHVKFTGSAGQSFGAFLCPGITLELEGDSNDYVGKGLSGGKIVVYPPRNSSFIPEDNIVIGNVALYGATKGEAYFNGMAAERFCVRNSGAQAVVEGIGDHGCEYMTGGTVVILGKTGRNFAAGMSGGIAYVYDVDGKFSARCNNELVDLYHVEEEDDIITLKMMIEQHRRNTESVLARDILSDFDNLLPKFVKVYPRDYKRVLENMKAEKAVAKHAKEPKMANGISVTTKKVQPDQSASRPTRVANAKKYRGFITYERESISYRDPKERVKDWKEVAIESTPGPLLNTQSARCMDCGTPFCHQESSGAGCPLGNKIPEFNELVHQNRWREALDRLLETNNFPEFTGRVCPAPCEGSCVLGIIENPVSIKSIECAIIDKGFEEGWMVPRPPLQRTGRKVAIVGSGPAGLAAADQLNKMGHFVTVFERADRIGGLMMYGVPNMKTDKIGIVQRRVNLMAEEGVTFVVNANVGSDPLYSIERLRSENDAVILACGATKPRDLTIPGRELSGVHFAMEFLHANTKSLLDSNLEDCKYISARGKKVVVIGGGDTGTDCIGTSIRHGCTSLVNLELLSKPPSNRAADNPWPQWPRIFRVDYGHQEAATKFGKDPRTYEVLTKRFIGDENGKVKALEVVRVKWEKVDGRFQLKEIEGSEEIIEADLVLLAMGFLGPEATIAEKLGLEKDNRSNFKAQFGDFATSVDGVFAAGDCRRGQSLVVWAITEGRQAAAAVDKYLSRYDQNAAGDITPSGAGLVQPVVA; this is encoded by the exons ATGCGTGTTTTAGGTCATAATGGAGAGATCAATACCCTTAGAGGAAACAAAAATTG GATGACAGCACGTGAGGGTCTCTTAGAGGCTGAGAAGCTTGGATTATCAAAGGAGCAGCTCTCAAGAATTCTGCCAATTGTTGATGCTACCTCTTCTGATTCTG GTGCATTCGATAATGTTCTTGAGCTTCTTGTCCGAGGTGGGCGAAGCCTGCCAGAagctgtgatgatgatgatccctGAGGCATGGCAGAATGATGAAAACATGGATCCTGAGAAGAAAGCACTCTATGAGTTCCTGTCAGCACTTATGGAGCCTTGGGATGGACCTGCTCTAATATCTT TTACTGATGGCCGTTACCTTGGAGCTACCCTGGACCGTAACGGTTTGAGGCCTGGTCGGTTTTATGTAACACACAGTGGGCGTGTGATCATGGGTAGTGAGGTCGGTGTTGTTGATGTTCCTCCTGAAGATGTGCTGAGAAAAGGCAGGCTGAACCCTGGAATGATGCTATTGGTTGATTTTGAGAATCACACTGTAGTGGATGATGAAGCTCTGAAAACACAATACTCTAAAGCTCACCCGTATGGGGAATGGCTTAAGAGACAAAAGATATACCTCAAGGATATTGTAGAATCAGTGACAGAAACCGATAGAGTTGCTCCAAGCATTTCTAGCTCACTTCCA CAGAAGAATGAGAACAAGGATGATGTTGGTATCAATGGGATTTTGACCCCACTTAAGGCCTTTGG GTACACGGTGGAAGCCCTGGACATGTTGCTACTGCCAATGGCTAAAGATGGAGTGGAAGCTCTTGGTTCCATGGGAAATGATACACCACTTGCAGTGATGTCAAACAGGGAGAAATTGACTTTTGAGTACTTCAAGCAGATGTTTGCACAAGTTACAAACCCTCCGATTGATCCTATTAGAGAGAAGATTGTTACATCTATGGAGTGTATGATTGGCCCAGAAGGTGACTTGTTGGAAACAACTGAAAAACAATGCAACCGTCTTGCACTTAAAGGTCCCTTAGTTTCTATTGATGAAATGGAGGCTATTAAAAAGATGAATTATCGAGGTTGGCGAAGCAAAGTGCTCGACATAACTTATCCAAAAAAGTCTGGAAGGAAGGGCTTGGAAGAAACTTTGGACAGAATTTGTGCGGAAGCTCGTGAAGCCATACGCAAGGGCTACACTATTTTGGTTCTCTCAGATAGAG GATTTTCCTCAGACCGTGTTGCTGCCAGTTCTCTCTTAGCAGTGGGAGCAGTGCATCAGCACCTTGTTGCAAATCTTGAGAGGACACGCATAGGATTGTTGGTTGAGTCAGCTGAACCTCGTGAAGTGCACCATTTCTGCACCCTGGTTGGATTTGGTGCTGATGCTATATGCCCTTATTTGGCTATTGAAGCTATTTGTTGCTTGCAGAAGGATGGAAAGATTCCTCCTAATGGTGATGGACAACCCTACTCAAAGGAAGAGCTGGTGAGGAAGTATTTCTATGCTTCTAACTATGGAATGATGAAAGTTCTTGCGAAGATGGGAATATCCACCCTTGCATCCTACAAAGGTGCGCAGATTTTTGAAGCTCTTGGTCTTTCTTCCGAAGTGATTGGCAAGTGCTTTGAAGGCACACCTAGCAGAATTGAGGGTGCAACATTTGAAATGCTTGCACGAGATGCTCTCCGTCTTCATGAGTTAGCTTTCCCATCAAGAACCCCTCCAGCTGGCAGTGCAGATGCAAAGGCCCTTCCCAACCCAGGGGATTACCACTGGAGGAAAAATGGTGAAATTCATCTCAACGACCCACTTGCAATGGGAAAATTACAAGAAGCAGCTAGAGTCAACAGCCGGGCAGCATACAAAGAATATTCGAAACGAATTCAGGAGCTCAACAAGGCGTGCAATCTACGTGGTATGCTGAAATTTAAAGATATTTCTGACAAGATATCTTTGGATGAGGTTGAACCTGCAAGTGAGATAGTGAAACGCTTTTGTACTGGAGCGATGAGTTATGGTTCTATTTCATTGGAAGCACATACTGCCCTTGCTATTGCCATGAACAAACTTGGAGGAAAATCTAATACAG GTGAGGGAGGGGAGCAGCCCTCTCGGATGGAACCACTTCCTGATGGTTCAATGAACCCAAGACGAAGTGCGATCAAGCAAGTTGCTAGTGGACGGTTTGGAGTTTCCAGCTATTACCTGACTAATGCAGATGAGCTGCAGATAAAAATGGCTCAG GGTGCCAAGCCTGGTGAAGGTGGTGAGCTTCCAGGCCACAAGGTTATTGGCGACATTGCTGTCACAAGACATTCCACAGCTGGTGTAGGACTGATCAGTCCACCTCCACATCATGATATTTATTCGATTGAGGATCTTGCACAGCTTATACATGATCTTAAG AATTCAAATCCTGGAGCCCGTATCAGTGTCAAACTAGTTTCTGAGGCTGGTGTCGGGGTTGTTGCTAGTGGTGTTGTAAAAGGACACGCAGATCATGTTCTTATTTCTGGCCATGATGGAGGCACAGGAGCTTCAAGATGGACAGGTATCAAGAATGCGGGACTTCCATGGGAACTTGGGTTGGCTGAGACACATCAAACTCTAGTAGCAAATGGGCTTCGTGGTCGAGCTGTTCTGCAAACAGATGGACAGTTGAAGACTGGTAGAGATGTTGCtgttgcttgcttgcttggtgcAGAGGAATTTGGTTTCAGCACTGCCCCACTGATCACACTTGGCTGTATTATGATGCGAAAATGCCACATGAACACTTGTCCTGTTGGTATAGCTACTCAAGACCCAGTGCTTCGAGAAAAGTTTGCTGGAGAACCAGAGCATGTCATTAACTTTTTCTTCATGCTTGCTGAGGAGCTAAGAGAAATCATGGCAAACCTTGGGTTCCGCACCATTACTGAAATGGTTGGACGTTCTGATATGCTTGAGGTTGATCCAGAAGTATTGAAGAGCAATGAGAAACTTGAGAACATTGATCTCTCACTAATCTTGAAACCAGCTTCAGAGATTCGTCCAGGTGTTGCTCAGTACTGTGTTGAGAAGCAAGACCACGGCCTAGACATAGCATTAGATAACAAACTAATAGATTTGTCAAGAACTGCTATTGAAAAGCAAGTCCGTGTTTTCATTGAGACTCCAATCCAGAACACGAACCGAGCAGTTGGAACTATGCTCAGTCATGAAGTCACAAAACGTTATCACATGAATGGATTGCCTGCTGGTACAATTCATGTGAAGTTTACTGGAAGTGCTGGTCAAAGTTTTGGTGCTTTTCTTTGTCCTGGAATCACTCTTGAACTGGAAGGAGACAGCAATGATTATGTTGGTAAGGGCTTATCTGGTGGTAAAATTGTTGTGTACCCACCAAGGAACAGTTCTTTTATTCCAGAGGACAATATTGTCATTGGTAATGTGGCTCTATATGGTGCTACCAAGGGAGAGGCATATTTCAATGGTATGGCAGCAGAAAGGTTTTGTGTTCGCAACTCAGGTGCTCAAGCAGTGGTTGAAGGAATTGGAGATCATGGATGTGAGTACATGACTGGAGGTACTGTGGTTATCCTCGGCAAAACAGGGCGGAACTTTGCTGCTGGCATGAGTGGAGGCATTGCCTATGTTTATGATGTTGATGGGAAATTCAGTGCTCGCTGCAACAATGAGTTAGTTGACCTATATCatgtggaggaagaggatgacatCATCACATTGAAAATGATGATTGAGCAACATCGTCGCAACACTGAGAGTGTTTTGGCTAGAGACATACTCTCCGATTTTGATAATCTTCTCCCAAAATTTGTAAAAGTATATCCAAGGGATTATAAGAGGGTTTTAGAAAACATGAAGGCGGAAAAGGCTGTTGCTAAGCATGCAAAGGAGCCTAAGATGGCAAATGGAATTTCTGTGACAACTAAG AAAGTACAACCTGATCAGTCAGCAAGCCGACCAACACGTGTTGCCAATGCCAAAAAGTATCGAGGTTTTATTACATATGAGCGAGAGAGTATTTCTTACAGAGATCCAAAAGAGCGTGTTAAAGATTGGAAGGAAGTTGCAATTGAATCAACACCTGGCCCACTATTAAATACACAATCTGCTCGTTGCATGGACTGTGGCACTCCTTTCTGTCATCAG GAAAGCTCAGGTGCTGGTTGTCCTCTTGGAAATAAGATCCCAGAATTCAATGAATTAGTTCACCAGAACAGATGGCGCGAAGCATTGGATCGATTACTTGAGACAAACAACTTCCCTGAATTTACTGGACGAGTTTGCCCTGCTCCTTGTGAGGGGTCATGTGTTCTTGGGATCATTGAGAATCCGGTGTCTATCAAAAGTATAGAATGTGCAATCATAGACAAAGGTTTCGAAGAGGGATGGATGGTTCCACGACCTCCACTTCAAAGAACAGG GAGGAAGGTGGCCATTGTTGGCAGTGGACCAGCTGGTTTGGCTGCTGCAGATCAACTAAATAAAATGGGCCATTTCGTAACTGTGTTCGAACGTGCAGACCGAATTGGAGGTTTAATGATGTATGGTGTGCCAAACATGAAGACAGACAAGATTGGCATTGTCCAGCGCCGTGTTAATTTAATGGCTGAAGAGGGTGTCACATTTGTGGTGAATGCCAATGTTGGTAGTGATCCTTTGTACTCAATTGAACGTCTACGTTCTGAGAATGATGCGGTTATTTTGGCTTGTGGAGCAACAAAACCAAG AGACCTCACCATCCCTGGACGTGAGCTATCCGGAGTTCATTTTGCAATGGAATTTCTCCATGCAAATACCAAAAGTTTACTCGACAGCAACCTAGAGGATTGTAAATATATATCCGCCCGTGGAAAAAAGGTGGTGGTTATCGGTGGAGGTGATACAGGCACAGATTGCATTGGCACGTCTATTAGGCATGGTTGCACCAGCCTCGTAAATCTTGAACTCCTGTCAAAACCACCAAGCAATAGAGCTGCTGACAACCCATGGCCCCAG TGGCCAAGAATTTTCCGTGTTGACTATGGGCATCAAGAAGCTGCTACCAAGTTTGGGAAGGATCCAAGAACTTATGAAGTCTTGACAAAGCGTTTTATTGGCGATGAAAATGGTAAGGTGAAGGCCCTTGAGGTAGTGCGTGTGAAGTGGGAGAAAGTAGATGGAAGATTTCAACTCAAGGAGATCGAAGGATCAGAAGAGATTATTGAGGCTGATCTCGTCCTCCTAGCTATGGGATTCTTGGGTCCTGAAGCG ACTATCGCTGAGAAACTGGGTTTGGAGAAGGACAACAGATCAAACTTCAAAGCGCAGTTTGGAGACTTTGCGACCAGTGTTGATGGCGTGTTTGCAGCCGGGGACTGTAGACGTGGACAATCACTGGTGGTTTGGGCTATCACGGAGGGGCGGCAGGCTGCTGCAGCGGTAGACAAGTACTTATCAAGGTATGATCAGAATGCTGCAGGCGACATCACTCCCTCCGGGGCAGGGCTCGTTCAGCCGGTTGTGGCATAA